One Brassica napus cultivar Da-Ae chromosome C4, Da-Ae, whole genome shotgun sequence genomic region harbors:
- the LOC106404034 gene encoding probable pectinesterase 29: MSDRPLGIQTDTEKPADEVQVKYWLVEAEGKAGNTGDRGGNRRVETLRRPPEAGNREAESRRRSRRKKRKERKKNSFNGDKCAFYSVGFSEVQDTLWDADGRHFFHRCTIQGAVDFIFGNGQSIYKVLTVIFCLLTLNVLGATLKPGVAGYITAPGRTNPYDASGFVFTDYLVHGTGKAFLGRPWCSYARVIFYNTDLSDVVVPQGWDSWHFGGHVSQLTFAEIGCYGSGSNTGRRVSWVKKLSGFCVQSMIRLAFINSGGWVQALPIPV; encoded by the exons ATGTCAGACCGTCCTCTAGGAATCCAAACTGACACAGAGAAACCAGCTGATGAAGTACAAGTGAAGTACTGGCTGGTGGAAGCGGAG GGGAAGGCTGGAAACACGGGAGACAGGGGTGGCAACCGACGGGTAGAGACCCTCCGTCGGCCACCGGAAGCTGGAAACAGAGAGGCTGAGTCGAGAAGAAGGAGTCGGaggaaaaagagaaaagagagaaaaaagaacTCTTTCAACGGTGATAAATGTGCTTTTTACTCGGTAGGGTTTTCTGAAGTTCAAGACACCTTGTGGGATGCTGATGGCCGACACTTCTTCCACCGCTGCACTATCCAAGGCGCCGTTGATTTCATATTTGGTAACGGCCAATCTATTTACAAGGTTC TAACCGTGATCTTTTGTTTATTAACTCTTAACGTGCTAGGAGCGACGCTAAAACCGGGGGTAGCTGGTTACATAACGGCTCCAGGACGGACCAACCCGTATGACGCTAGCGGATTTGTGTTCACGGACTACCTCGTTCACGGAACGGGGAAGGCTTTCTTGGGCAGACCGTGGTGCAGTTACGCTCGAGTGATCTTTTACAACACAGACCTGTCCGACGTGGTTGTTCCCCAAGGTTGGGACTCATGGCACTTTGGGGGCCATGTATCTCAGCTGACGTTTGCAGAGATTGGATGCTATGGGAGTGGATCAAATACGGGGAGACGTGTGAGCTGGGTTAAGAAGCTGAGTGGATTCTGTGTTCAAAGTATGATTAGGCTCGCCTTCATTAACAGTGGTGGATGGGTTCAAGCTTTGCCCATTCCTGTTTGA